One Candidatus Nitronauta litoralis genomic window, ATGAGGGAAACCGCATGGATGTCTATCAATACGAGATAGGTAATGAACCCAGCTCGGGGCGGGCCATCGGGCACGGTTTAATGGATGTGCTGACGCTGGGCTTATGGGAAGTGGTAGGCACTCCCATCGAAGCCGTGCAGGGTGAGAAATATGAATTGACGATTATTTACGGGAAGGATGATCGTGTCCAAAAAGTCAATAGCCCGGACCGGGTAACGAGCCAGAATCAATCCGGAGATAAAAATGACCTGTGATTGTTTTTGGCCCTGGTTTTTTTTCTGGATGGCTTTTTCTCTTGCCGGTTGCGGATGGGTCGCACTGCTTCTCTCGGCGGGTGCCGTCCGATTCAGGGAAAAAGATGAGGACCAAAAACCTCATTCAAGATCAATTGAGTAAATTTGAACTTATTTTCAATTTCTACTCGCCGGAAAACCATTGGGAATGGGTTTTTTTGCCGGACCAGAAATCACTTTCCTTTGCGATTCCCAAAGCGTTGACCTGAAAATGAATTGAGCTTGGGGTTGAGCTACCATCTTTGATGCTAATTTTTCAGAGTATTTTTCTGCCTCAATAATGGTTCCCTTTCATAACATTTTGCCTTGTACGAGGGGCCAGTAAGATTCATAAAACCAAACTTAAAAATGTGGATAGCAATGAATGACAATAAAAAAAATTTCAAAAAAGCCTGCTATGAAGGCGATATGGCCCAAGTCAAAAAACTATTGTCTCAAGGGATTGATCTCAATGAAACTAACCAATATGGGGAAACTTTATTTTCAGAAACTGCTGAAAACCTTATGATAGATGAAGAGCCGTGGAGACACCAAGTTGTAAAATTATTGTTGGACCAGGGAGGCGATCCCAACCTTTTGGATGAGGTTCAGCAAGGCTCCCTTACTATGGCAATGCTTAGGATGGATGCTGAAATGATCGAATTGTTGTGTGAATATGGAGCCAAGCCGAATGCTTATGCCGGGTTTTTGGAGACGGTGGAGGATACCCTTTTAGACTGGGCGCTTTTTGAATATCCATATCAAATGGGTGACTACAGAATGAAATTGCCTGAGGAACCCACAGAGGATGACACAAAGGATGTGGACTCTTTGATTGGTTATTTTCAGCGAATGGCTGAAAAATATAATTTAAAAGAACCGAAACACCTTTTCGTTCTAAGAAAGTTTGGAGCAAGAACCTGGCGCGAATTAAATGAAGGTGGATAAGCAAATCTGACCCGGCTTTTGGATGTAGAAATTTCAATGCGGCAATTCTCCTCCAGAGGTGTAAAAATGAATGGTTACTACCGCACCTTATACGATAAATGGCGACCCGATGATAACATCGTGTCTGGTAATCGTTCTTGCCATCACCTGCAGTTTCATTAACCCACGCTACCTCTACTACACCTATTGCGGAGCCTTGGCCTACCTTGGGTTTGCAGGGTTGAGAACGGCATTTCCTTACTAAGTAACCTCTTTAAAAAAAGGCAATAATCCAGCTAAATTTCGCGTGCTGGCTGTCCGCAGAATGGGATTGCACAGAAGGACCCGCACCGAGGGTTAATTAACTCTTGCTTCCCAGGTTTTGGCTTCTACAGGCTTAAAATTTTAATTTTCATAAGGTCAAGATTTTGACCGTTTCATTTTCTTGGACAAGGCCTGGGCCAATTGTTCAACATCTTTGGGAGCAGGGTGCTGTGGGTTTGCCAGACCGCCAATTATTTCCCCTTGCCGCCGAAAACTCACCTCTCCATAACTGTAGAACGTCGTCAGTACCTTCTCATGGTCCCGGTTTTCATAGAAAAACCTTATCCTTCATCGGACGCAAAAAAAAGAAAAACCCCATGTTTCCATGGGGTTCCGGACTTCTCTGGATTTTATCGGATGCTAAATTGGTGGAGGCGGGGGGAATCGAACCCCCGTCCGAAAGTCGTCAACTGAAGGCGTCTACATGTTTAGTCCGCGATCTAGATCTCACCGGCACTAACTCCCACGGACAGGATTCCATGCCGGCCAGTTTCCTGAATCTCACCCCATAATCCGGAAACAGAAATTATGAGGCCAGTTCGCTGTGCTGACGTCCGCTTCCACCCCGCGAACAAAGATGGAGAAGACGGTAACTAGCTTAAGGTTTAGTTAAGCAGCTACTGCGATTTCATAATCATTGGCGATTATGGAATAGTGCCGTTTTTTAACGGGCCAACGGCATCCCGTACATGCAACCTCCGTCTCAATACTCCCGTCGAACCCTGGTCGCCCCCAAATTAATTTGGAGTGGAGAAGAGACTACTTACCTCTATATATAATATACAACATCAAAAGATAAATTTCGCTACCCAAACATTGCAACTTCCCAAGAGAATTGCTGGAAGTCTGAAGGGGTTTAACTCTATAATACGGACGCGTTTGTTATCAGGCAGAAGGGGGGGGCGGTTCTATGCTGGTGGCTTCTGTTTTTAACTCAGCCTTATAATCTTTGACCTTGGCCTCAATTTTCTCACGGCAGCGTTTGGCACCGCATTGGCCGGTGCCTACTCGAATTTGGCGTCGAAGAGCTTCAAAAGAGAGTGCTCCCTCACGCATTGCCTTCATGATGGTTCCACCTGTAATGCTTCTACAGATGCAAACCTTTTTGAAGTGATCAATGAGTCGACTTTGAGAGGTCATGAGTTTTTCCCGCCGGACTATTCCTACAAACAGGTGGCATACCACCTATCAACTGGTTTTTCAAAACTGATAATTGAGAATAAATATCAGTCGGATTTTGGACAGTAACACACCAAAAACCATTGTTTGATTTGCCCAAATCGTTTATCTACTATAACTTAAAGGCTGTGAAGTCACAACTCCAATTCGATACTCTGAAACGCCTGGCCCTCTCCGGCCTGAGCGGCCTTCTTCTGGCCCTGTCCTTTCCTAAATTCGACCTGGCCCCGCTGGCCCTGTTTGCGCTTATTCCGCTTTTTTTCGCAATCCATTCTATTTCAATGAGAAAAGCGGCTTTTTGCGGGTTTTTTGCTGGTCTGGTCTTCTACGCCACCGGCCTCAGCTGGGTCATCAACACCATGGTCAATTACGGTCATTTACCCCTGGCCGTCAGTTGGGTCATTCTCATGATAATGGTGGCCTACCTCAGCCTGTTCATCGCCCTGTTTTGCTTACTGGCCAGACTCCTGTCCCGCGAAAACCCCTTGTTCTTTTTTTTAATCACACCCGTACTGTGGACCAGCCTGGAATATTTTCGTTCAACTTACGGTGTGTTTGCCTTTTCCTGGCTTGGCCTCGGCTATTCACAATATTCCAAATTGCCCCTCATCCAGATCGCCGAGTTCACCGGCGTGTATGGAGTGACGGCACTCATCATGCTGGTCAACGCCGGATTGTTTTACATGATCCATCCGGGTATCAGCCAGCATCCCGGTTTTAAGAAACTACGCTGGCCGATCGCCGGAATCACTCTCGGGTTATTTGTGGGTTGCTGGAGCTTCGGGAACTATGCATTGAAACAGCAGCAACTTTCACCCAATGCCTCTGAGAAAATCAAAGTGGCACTCATCCAGGGCAACATCGAGCAACAAATGAAATGGGATCCGGCCCACAAAGATGAAGTGTTGCAACGATACTTCAAACTCACAGAACAGGCGGGGCAGGCCTCACCCGATTTAATTGTCTGGCCGGAAGCGGCGACGCCGTTTTACTTTGGTGCCGACGCTCCCCGGACAACCCTGTTGCAAAGTGAACTGGCTAAAACCGGAATCCCCGCACTCATCGGGAGTCCCTTCGTTACCGAAAACAAAATACCGACTCAAGGTGAGCGCCCGACTTATTCCTATTTCAACAGCGCGCTTTACTTCAATGAAGAGGGAGCGGTCGCGGGACGCTACGACAAAATTCACCTCGTTCCCTTTGGGGAGTTCGTCCCCTTTCGCAAGATTCTGTTCTTCGTCGAAAAAATGGTGGTGACCATCGGCGACTTCAGCCTGG contains:
- a CDS encoding (2Fe-2S)-binding protein, with the translated sequence MTSQSRLIDHFKKVCICRSITGGTIMKAMREGALSFEALRRQIRVGTGQCGAKRCREKIEAKVKDYKAELKTEATSIEPPPPSA
- the lnt gene encoding apolipoprotein N-acyltransferase; this translates as MVFYATGLSWVINTMVNYGHLPLAVSWVILMIMVAYLSLFIALFCLLARLLSRENPLFFFLITPVLWTSLEYFRSTYGVFAFSWLGLGYSQYSKLPLIQIAEFTGVYGVTALIMLVNAGLFYMIHPGISQHPGFKKLRWPIAGITLGLFVGCWSFGNYALKQQQLSPNASEKIKVALIQGNIEQQMKWDPAHKDEVLQRYFKLTEQAGQASPDLIVWPEAATPFYFGADAPRTTLLQSELAKTGIPALIGSPFVTENKIPTQGERPTYSYFNSALYFNEEGAVAGRYDKIHLVPFGEFVPFRKILFFVEKMVVTIGDFSLGDSYDVFDVKGKKFGVNICYEIIFPDLVRRPVKEGAQFLVNITNDAWFGRSAASYQHIAIASLRAVENRVPIVRAANTGITGVIHADGSIHQATGLFKEEVVVDAIAPRAGHPSFYSTVGDAFAFLCIAFTFVVGFLARMRA
- a CDS encoding ankyrin repeat domain-containing protein; translated protein: MNDNKKNFKKACYEGDMAQVKKLLSQGIDLNETNQYGETLFSETAENLMIDEEPWRHQVVKLLLDQGGDPNLLDEVQQGSLTMAMLRMDAEMIELLCEYGAKPNAYAGFLETVEDTLLDWALFEYPYQMGDYRMKLPEEPTEDDTKDVDSLIGYFQRMAEKYNLKEPKHLFVLRKFGARTWRELNEGG